In a genomic window of Pelecanus crispus isolate bPelCri1 chromosome 1, bPelCri1.pri, whole genome shotgun sequence:
- the SEC61A2 gene encoding protein transport protein Sec61 subunit alpha isoform X2, protein MGIKFLEVIKPFCAVLPEIQKPERKIQFREKVLWTAITLFIFLVCCQIPLFGIMSSDSADPFYWMRVILASNRGTLMELGISPIVTSGLIMQLLAGAKIIEVGDTPKDRALFNGAQKLFGMIITIGQAIVYVMTGMYGDPAEMGAGICLLIIIQLFVAGLIVLLLDELLQKGYGLGSGISLFIATNICETIVWKAFSPTTINTGRGTEFEGAVIALFHLLATRTDKVRALREAFYRQNLPNLMNLIATVFVFAVVIYFQGFRVDLPIKSARYRGQYSSYPIKLFYTSNIPIILQSALVSNLYVISQMLSVRFSGNFLVNLLGQWADVSGGGPARSYPVGGLCYYLSPPESMGAIFEDPVHVIVYIIFMLGSCAFFSKTWIEVSGSSAKDVAKQLKEQQMVMRGHRDTSMVHELNRYIPTAAAFGGLCIGALSVLADFLGAIGSGTGILLAVTIIYQYFEIFVKEQAEVGGVGALFF, encoded by the exons ATACCTTTGTTTGGAATCATGTCATCAGATTCTGCAGATCCGTTCTACTGGATGCGAGTCATTCTTGCGTCAAACAGAG gTACTTTGATGGAATTAGGTATCTCACCCATTGTGACATCTGGTTTGATCATGCAGCTGCTAGCTGGAGCGAAGATCATTGAAGTTGGTGATACTCCAAAAGACAGAGCCTTGTTCAATGGAGCTCAGAAAT TATTTGGGATGATTATTACCATTGGGCAAGCCATTGTGTATGTTATGACTGGAATGTATGGAGATCCTGCTGAAATGGGTGCTGGAATTTGTCTTCTTATTATAATTCAG CTGTTTGTTGCTGGTTTGATTGTGTTGCTGCTAGATGAGTTGCTACAGAAAGGTTATGGCTTGGGGTCTGGTATTTCCCTGTTCATTGCTACCAATATCTGTGAAACCATTGTCTGGAAGGCTTTTAGTCCCACCACCATCAACACTGGCAGAG GAACAGAGTTTGAGGGTGCTGTGATCGCATTATTTCATCTTCTGGCCACACGAACCGACAAAGTCCGGGCTTTGCGGGAGGCTTTTTACCGACAGAATTTGCCCAATCTCATGAATCTGATTGCTACAGTATTTGTATTTGCTGTAGTTATATATTTTCAG GGATTTCGTGTTGATTTACCTATCAAGTCGGCACGATACCGTGGACAGTACAGCAGCTACCCAATCAAGCTCTTTTATACCTCCAACATTCCCATCATTCTGCAGTCTGCCTTAGTTTCGAACCTCTATGTTATTTCCCAGATGTTGTCTGTTCGTTTTAGTGGCAACTTCTTGGTGAACTTACTAGGACAGTGGGCA GATGTCAGTGGCGGTGGCCCTGCTCGCTCTTACCCTGTTGGTGGCCTGTGCTACTACTTGTCCCCTCCAGAATCCATGGGTGCAATATTTGAGGATCCTGTCCATGTAATAGTTTATATCATATTTATGTTGGGATCCTGTGCGTTCTTCTCAAAGACTTGGATTGAGGTGTCCGGGTCATCAGCAAAAGAT GTTGCCAAGCAACTCAAAGAACAGCAAATGGTGATGAGAGGCCACAGGGATACTTCAATGGTTCACGAGCTGAACAG GTATATCCCCACGGCAGCTGCATTTGGTGGTTTGTGCATTGGTGCCCTTTCAGTATTGGCTGACTTTCTAGGAGCCATTGGGTCTGGCACTGGCATTCTGCTTGCAGTCACTATTATTTatcagtattttgaaatatttgtaaaagaaCAGGCTGAAGTTGGAGGAGTAGGTGCATTATTTTTCTAG
- the SEC61A2 gene encoding protein transport protein Sec61 subunit alpha isoform X3, producing MGIKFLEVIKPFCAVLPEIQKPERKIPLFGIMSSDSADPFYWMRVILASNRGTLMELGISPIVTSGLIMQLLAGAKIIEVGDTPKDRALFNGAQKLFGMIITIGQAIVYVMTGMYGDPAEMGAGICLLIIIQLFVAGLIVLLLDELLQKGYGLGSGISLFIATNICETIVWKAFSPTTINTGRGTEFEGAVIALFHLLATRTDKVRALREAFYRQNLPNLMNLIATVFVFAVVIYFQGFRVDLPIKSARYRGQYSSYPIKLFYTSNIPIILQSALVSNLYVISQMLSVRFSGNFLVNLLGQWADVSGGGPARSYPVGGLCYYLSPPESMGAIFEDPVHVIVYIIFMLGSCAFFSKTWIEVSGSSAKDVAKQLKEQQMVMRGHRDTSMVHELNRYIPTAAAFGGLCIGALSVLADFLGAIGSGTGILLAVTIIYQYFEIFVKEQAEVGGVGALFF from the exons ATACCTTTGTTTGGAATCATGTCATCAGATTCTGCAGATCCGTTCTACTGGATGCGAGTCATTCTTGCGTCAAACAGAG gTACTTTGATGGAATTAGGTATCTCACCCATTGTGACATCTGGTTTGATCATGCAGCTGCTAGCTGGAGCGAAGATCATTGAAGTTGGTGATACTCCAAAAGACAGAGCCTTGTTCAATGGAGCTCAGAAAT TATTTGGGATGATTATTACCATTGGGCAAGCCATTGTGTATGTTATGACTGGAATGTATGGAGATCCTGCTGAAATGGGTGCTGGAATTTGTCTTCTTATTATAATTCAG CTGTTTGTTGCTGGTTTGATTGTGTTGCTGCTAGATGAGTTGCTACAGAAAGGTTATGGCTTGGGGTCTGGTATTTCCCTGTTCATTGCTACCAATATCTGTGAAACCATTGTCTGGAAGGCTTTTAGTCCCACCACCATCAACACTGGCAGAG GAACAGAGTTTGAGGGTGCTGTGATCGCATTATTTCATCTTCTGGCCACACGAACCGACAAAGTCCGGGCTTTGCGGGAGGCTTTTTACCGACAGAATTTGCCCAATCTCATGAATCTGATTGCTACAGTATTTGTATTTGCTGTAGTTATATATTTTCAG GGATTTCGTGTTGATTTACCTATCAAGTCGGCACGATACCGTGGACAGTACAGCAGCTACCCAATCAAGCTCTTTTATACCTCCAACATTCCCATCATTCTGCAGTCTGCCTTAGTTTCGAACCTCTATGTTATTTCCCAGATGTTGTCTGTTCGTTTTAGTGGCAACTTCTTGGTGAACTTACTAGGACAGTGGGCA GATGTCAGTGGCGGTGGCCCTGCTCGCTCTTACCCTGTTGGTGGCCTGTGCTACTACTTGTCCCCTCCAGAATCCATGGGTGCAATATTTGAGGATCCTGTCCATGTAATAGTTTATATCATATTTATGTTGGGATCCTGTGCGTTCTTCTCAAAGACTTGGATTGAGGTGTCCGGGTCATCAGCAAAAGAT GTTGCCAAGCAACTCAAAGAACAGCAAATGGTGATGAGAGGCCACAGGGATACTTCAATGGTTCACGAGCTGAACAG GTATATCCCCACGGCAGCTGCATTTGGTGGTTTGTGCATTGGTGCCCTTTCAGTATTGGCTGACTTTCTAGGAGCCATTGGGTCTGGCACTGGCATTCTGCTTGCAGTCACTATTATTTatcagtattttgaaatatttgtaaaagaaCAGGCTGAAGTTGGAGGAGTAGGTGCATTATTTTTCTAG
- the SEC61A2 gene encoding protein transport protein Sec61 subunit alpha isoform X4 gives MSSDSADPFYWMRVILASNRGTLMELGISPIVTSGLIMQLLAGAKIIEVGDTPKDRALFNGAQKLFGMIITIGQAIVYVMTGMYGDPAEMGAGICLLIIIQLFVAGLIVLLLDELLQKGYGLGSGISLFIATNICETIVWKAFSPTTINTGRGTEFEGAVIALFHLLATRTDKVRALREAFYRQNLPNLMNLIATVFVFAVVIYFQGFRVDLPIKSARYRGQYSSYPIKLFYTSNIPIILQSALVSNLYVISQMLSVRFSGNFLVNLLGQWADVSGGGPARSYPVGGLCYYLSPPESMGAIFEDPVHVIVYIIFMLGSCAFFSKTWIEVSGSSAKDVAKQLKEQQMVMRGHRDTSMVHELNRYIPTAAAFGGLCIGALSVLADFLGAIGSGTGILLAVTIIYQYFEIFVKEQAEVGGVGALFF, from the exons ATGTCATCAGATTCTGCAGATCCGTTCTACTGGATGCGAGTCATTCTTGCGTCAAACAGAG gTACTTTGATGGAATTAGGTATCTCACCCATTGTGACATCTGGTTTGATCATGCAGCTGCTAGCTGGAGCGAAGATCATTGAAGTTGGTGATACTCCAAAAGACAGAGCCTTGTTCAATGGAGCTCAGAAAT TATTTGGGATGATTATTACCATTGGGCAAGCCATTGTGTATGTTATGACTGGAATGTATGGAGATCCTGCTGAAATGGGTGCTGGAATTTGTCTTCTTATTATAATTCAG CTGTTTGTTGCTGGTTTGATTGTGTTGCTGCTAGATGAGTTGCTACAGAAAGGTTATGGCTTGGGGTCTGGTATTTCCCTGTTCATTGCTACCAATATCTGTGAAACCATTGTCTGGAAGGCTTTTAGTCCCACCACCATCAACACTGGCAGAG GAACAGAGTTTGAGGGTGCTGTGATCGCATTATTTCATCTTCTGGCCACACGAACCGACAAAGTCCGGGCTTTGCGGGAGGCTTTTTACCGACAGAATTTGCCCAATCTCATGAATCTGATTGCTACAGTATTTGTATTTGCTGTAGTTATATATTTTCAG GGATTTCGTGTTGATTTACCTATCAAGTCGGCACGATACCGTGGACAGTACAGCAGCTACCCAATCAAGCTCTTTTATACCTCCAACATTCCCATCATTCTGCAGTCTGCCTTAGTTTCGAACCTCTATGTTATTTCCCAGATGTTGTCTGTTCGTTTTAGTGGCAACTTCTTGGTGAACTTACTAGGACAGTGGGCA GATGTCAGTGGCGGTGGCCCTGCTCGCTCTTACCCTGTTGGTGGCCTGTGCTACTACTTGTCCCCTCCAGAATCCATGGGTGCAATATTTGAGGATCCTGTCCATGTAATAGTTTATATCATATTTATGTTGGGATCCTGTGCGTTCTTCTCAAAGACTTGGATTGAGGTGTCCGGGTCATCAGCAAAAGAT GTTGCCAAGCAACTCAAAGAACAGCAAATGGTGATGAGAGGCCACAGGGATACTTCAATGGTTCACGAGCTGAACAG GTATATCCCCACGGCAGCTGCATTTGGTGGTTTGTGCATTGGTGCCCTTTCAGTATTGGCTGACTTTCTAGGAGCCATTGGGTCTGGCACTGGCATTCTGCTTGCAGTCACTATTATTTatcagtattttgaaatatttgtaaaagaaCAGGCTGAAGTTGGAGGAGTAGGTGCATTATTTTTCTAG
- the SEC61A2 gene encoding protein transport protein Sec61 subunit alpha isoform X5 yields MDGYHALHFLSMLPGTLMELGISPIVTSGLIMQLLAGAKIIEVGDTPKDRALFNGAQKLFGMIITIGQAIVYVMTGMYGDPAEMGAGICLLIIIQLFVAGLIVLLLDELLQKGYGLGSGISLFIATNICETIVWKAFSPTTINTGRGTEFEGAVIALFHLLATRTDKVRALREAFYRQNLPNLMNLIATVFVFAVVIYFQGFRVDLPIKSARYRGQYSSYPIKLFYTSNIPIILQSALVSNLYVISQMLSVRFSGNFLVNLLGQWADVSGGGPARSYPVGGLCYYLSPPESMGAIFEDPVHVIVYIIFMLGSCAFFSKTWIEVSGSSAKDVAKQLKEQQMVMRGHRDTSMVHELNRYIPTAAAFGGLCIGALSVLADFLGAIGSGTGILLAVTIIYQYFEIFVKEQAEVGGVGALFF; encoded by the exons gTACTTTGATGGAATTAGGTATCTCACCCATTGTGACATCTGGTTTGATCATGCAGCTGCTAGCTGGAGCGAAGATCATTGAAGTTGGTGATACTCCAAAAGACAGAGCCTTGTTCAATGGAGCTCAGAAAT TATTTGGGATGATTATTACCATTGGGCAAGCCATTGTGTATGTTATGACTGGAATGTATGGAGATCCTGCTGAAATGGGTGCTGGAATTTGTCTTCTTATTATAATTCAG CTGTTTGTTGCTGGTTTGATTGTGTTGCTGCTAGATGAGTTGCTACAGAAAGGTTATGGCTTGGGGTCTGGTATTTCCCTGTTCATTGCTACCAATATCTGTGAAACCATTGTCTGGAAGGCTTTTAGTCCCACCACCATCAACACTGGCAGAG GAACAGAGTTTGAGGGTGCTGTGATCGCATTATTTCATCTTCTGGCCACACGAACCGACAAAGTCCGGGCTTTGCGGGAGGCTTTTTACCGACAGAATTTGCCCAATCTCATGAATCTGATTGCTACAGTATTTGTATTTGCTGTAGTTATATATTTTCAG GGATTTCGTGTTGATTTACCTATCAAGTCGGCACGATACCGTGGACAGTACAGCAGCTACCCAATCAAGCTCTTTTATACCTCCAACATTCCCATCATTCTGCAGTCTGCCTTAGTTTCGAACCTCTATGTTATTTCCCAGATGTTGTCTGTTCGTTTTAGTGGCAACTTCTTGGTGAACTTACTAGGACAGTGGGCA GATGTCAGTGGCGGTGGCCCTGCTCGCTCTTACCCTGTTGGTGGCCTGTGCTACTACTTGTCCCCTCCAGAATCCATGGGTGCAATATTTGAGGATCCTGTCCATGTAATAGTTTATATCATATTTATGTTGGGATCCTGTGCGTTCTTCTCAAAGACTTGGATTGAGGTGTCCGGGTCATCAGCAAAAGAT GTTGCCAAGCAACTCAAAGAACAGCAAATGGTGATGAGAGGCCACAGGGATACTTCAATGGTTCACGAGCTGAACAG GTATATCCCCACGGCAGCTGCATTTGGTGGTTTGTGCATTGGTGCCCTTTCAGTATTGGCTGACTTTCTAGGAGCCATTGGGTCTGGCACTGGCATTCTGCTTGCAGTCACTATTATTTatcagtattttgaaatatttgtaaaagaaCAGGCTGAAGTTGGAGGAGTAGGTGCATTATTTTTCTAG